From one Streptomyces sp. NBC_01478 genomic stretch:
- a CDS encoding IS5 family transposase (programmed frameshift): MVERLVPDELWELFQRVVPDAPSRPQGGGRRRHGDREVLAAIVFVATSGCTWQQLPTASFGPSGATAHRRFTEWSKARVWAKLHRLVLDELGSRGELDWSRCAIDSVNMRALKGELTGPNPVDRGKYGSKIHLITERTGLPLSIGISGANTHDSQALIPLVQGIPPIRSRRGRRRRRPHKLHADKGYDYNHLRRWLSSRGIRHRIARKGIETSQRLGRHRWTIERTMSWLTGCRRLHRRYERKADHFLAFTSIACTLICYRRLTK; encoded by the exons ATCGTTGAGCGGCTGGTGCCGGATGAGTTGTGGGAACTGTTCCAGCGGGTGGTGCCGGATGCGCCCTCGCGGCCCCAGGGTGGGGGCCGACGCCGGCACGGTGACCGCGAAGTGCTGGCCGCAATCGTCTTCGTGGCGACCTCGGGCTGCACGTGGCAGCAGTTGCCGACCGCGTCGTTCGGGCCGTCCGGCGCGACGGCTCACCGGCGTTTCACCGAGTGGTCGAAGGCCCGGGTGTGGGCCAAGCTCCACCGTCTGGTGCTCGACGAACTCGGCTCCCGTGGAGAGTTGGACTGGTCGCGGTGCGCGATCGACTCGGTGAACATGCGGGCCCTG AAAGGGGAACTGACAGGTCCGAATCCTGTAGACCGGGGTAAGTACGGGTCAAAGATCCACTTGATCACGGAGCGCACCGGACTGCCCCTGTCCATCGGCATCTCGGGCGCCAACACGCACGACAGCCAGGCACTGATCCCCTTGGTGCAGGGCATACCGCCGATCCGCTCCCGCCGAGGACGCCGACGGCGCAGGCCCCACAAACTCCACGCCGACAAGGGCTACGACTACAACCACCTGCGACGTTGGTTATCCAGCCGGGGCATCCGGCACCGCATCGCCCGCAAGGGCATCGAGACCTCGCAGCGACTCGGCCGCCACCGTTGGACCATCGAACGCACCATGTCCTGGCTCACCGGATGCCGACGCCTGCACCGCCGCTACGAACGCAAAGCCGACCACTTCCTCGCCTTCACCAGCATCGCCTGCACCTTGATCTGCTACCGCAGACTCACCAAATGA
- a CDS encoding carboxylesterase/lipase family protein: MSEPLNRQPVPTESGLVAGTPAKLPGVTVFKGIPYAAAPSGPLRWRPPQPPAPWTGVRNAADFGPVCPQTPRGQKLRMSEDCLSLNVWTAAEPSDRTPVLVWIHGGRFIMGAGSEPLYDGAALAGAGLVVVTLNYRLGVLGFLATPELSAESEHGSSGNYGLLDQIAALRWVRDNIAAFGGDPDRVTIAGQSAGGACVQDLMYSPPARGLFHGAIAESGARHPRDPSLAYLASSYRTREQAEAEGTRYLQDLGVATLEELRALPLPDLLRGNDADQAGGGHQPPLFRPVRDGWVFPHSYAEALALGTQADIPVITGTNKDEDGASPKPHVSLAEYTASARRHLRDSADDYLALYPASTDAEAGRQSSAAARDHARTSTWLWATEWAKHARSPVYTYYWTHVPPGPDAESAGAYHGSEINYFLNNLYATDRPWTAEDHRIADTVSRYVVNFAATGDPNGPALRQWVPADPAAPATMEIGDRFGPIPAAEPPRLDLHRRLMADQRAW; encoded by the coding sequence ATGAGTGAACCTCTCAACCGTCAGCCGGTTCCGACCGAGTCGGGCCTGGTTGCCGGTACCCCGGCCAAGCTGCCTGGCGTCACCGTGTTCAAGGGGATCCCCTATGCAGCGGCTCCCAGCGGTCCGCTGCGATGGCGTCCGCCGCAGCCGCCCGCGCCGTGGACAGGCGTGCGAAACGCCGCGGACTTCGGTCCGGTCTGCCCGCAGACGCCCCGCGGCCAGAAGCTCCGGATGAGCGAGGACTGCCTGTCCCTCAACGTGTGGACGGCAGCGGAACCCTCGGACCGCACTCCGGTACTGGTGTGGATTCACGGAGGCCGGTTCATCATGGGCGCGGGCTCCGAGCCCCTGTACGACGGAGCCGCGCTCGCCGGCGCCGGGCTGGTGGTCGTGACGCTCAACTACCGGCTCGGCGTACTCGGCTTCCTGGCCACCCCCGAGCTCAGCGCGGAATCCGAGCACGGAAGTTCCGGCAACTACGGCCTGCTCGACCAGATCGCCGCCCTGCGCTGGGTGCGGGACAACATCGCGGCATTCGGCGGAGACCCGGACCGTGTGACGATCGCGGGCCAGTCCGCCGGCGGTGCCTGTGTCCAGGACCTGATGTACTCGCCGCCTGCGCGGGGACTGTTCCACGGTGCCATCGCCGAAAGCGGCGCTCGCCATCCGCGCGACCCGTCACTGGCCTATCTGGCCAGTTCCTACCGCACCCGGGAGCAGGCCGAAGCCGAGGGAACCCGGTATCTCCAGGACCTCGGCGTCGCGACACTCGAAGAACTGCGCGCCCTTCCGTTGCCGGACCTGCTGCGCGGCAATGACGCGGACCAGGCCGGAGGGGGCCACCAGCCTCCGCTGTTCCGGCCGGTCCGCGACGGCTGGGTGTTTCCCCACAGCTACGCCGAAGCGCTGGCTCTCGGGACGCAGGCCGATATCCCCGTCATCACCGGAACCAACAAGGACGAGGACGGCGCCTCCCCGAAACCGCACGTCAGCCTGGCGGAATACACCGCCTCCGCCCGCCGCCACCTCCGCGACAGCGCCGACGACTACCTCGCCCTGTACCCCGCGTCCACCGACGCGGAAGCTGGCCGGCAGTCCAGCGCAGCCGCCCGCGACCACGCGCGCACCTCCACCTGGCTCTGGGCCACCGAATGGGCCAAACACGCCCGCAGCCCGGTCTACACCTACTACTGGACGCACGTGCCACCGGGGCCGGACGCGGAGTCCGCAGGCGCCTACCACGGATCCGAGATCAACTACTTCCTGAACAACCTCTATGCCACCGACCGGCCATGGACGGCAGAAGACCACCGGATCGCCGACACGGTATCCCGGTACGTCGTCAACTTCGCCGCCACCGGCGACCCCAACGGACCGGCACTGCGGCAGTGGGTGCCGGCCGATCCAGCAGCCCCGGCGACGATGGAGATCGGCGACCGCTTCGGTCCCATCCCGGCCGCGGAGCCGCCCAGGCTCGACTTGCACCGCCGACTCATGGCGGACCAACGGGCCTGGTGA
- a CDS encoding Gfo/Idh/MocA family protein yields the protein MQNRTRWAVLGTGYLAQTAMPDLQRTENVEVVAVGSRDAERAAGFARRWGIPRHYGSYETLLADGGFDLAYIATPPSTHAPLARLALESGFHTLVEKPFTLNADEAAGLADLAREHGRFLMEAMWTRFNPAIRAVGKLIGDGAIGEVVSVHADFGLRLPAHHNAYDPALGAGALYDLGCYNVALAHHVLGPPTRIEARGALSPEGFELTAAAYLGYPDSRFAQLAVSMISRMSPVARIGGTEGEIVIGPTFLNPRSYELIREHRELFNVELEGAGWVPMFREVSEAVQTGLTELGTNPLADSIAVMRTMDAIRRSIAAPAQ from the coding sequence ATGCAAAACCGAACCCGCTGGGCCGTCCTCGGCACCGGCTACCTCGCCCAGACCGCGATGCCGGACCTCCAACGCACCGAGAACGTCGAGGTGGTGGCGGTCGGCTCGCGAGACGCCGAGCGTGCCGCAGGATTCGCCCGCCGGTGGGGCATCCCCCGCCACTACGGGAGTTACGAAACGCTGCTCGCCGACGGCGGTTTCGATCTCGCCTACATCGCGACCCCGCCGAGCACGCACGCACCGCTCGCCCGCCTCGCGCTCGAATCCGGATTCCACACCCTGGTCGAAAAGCCCTTCACCCTGAACGCCGACGAGGCCGCCGGACTCGCGGACCTCGCCCGCGAACACGGCCGGTTCCTGATGGAAGCCATGTGGACCCGGTTCAACCCGGCGATCCGCGCGGTCGGCAAACTCATCGGCGACGGGGCGATCGGCGAGGTGGTCAGCGTGCACGCGGACTTCGGGCTGCGCCTGCCGGCCCACCACAACGCCTACGACCCCGCTCTCGGCGCCGGTGCCCTTTACGACCTGGGCTGCTACAACGTGGCCTTGGCTCACCACGTGCTCGGCCCTCCGACCCGTATTGAGGCCCGCGGCGCCCTCTCGCCCGAGGGATTCGAGCTCACCGCTGCCGCCTACCTCGGCTATCCGGACTCCCGCTTCGCCCAGCTGGCCGTGAGCATGATCAGCAGGATGTCCCCAGTGGCCCGGATAGGCGGTACCGAGGGCGAGATCGTCATCGGCCCGACCTTCCTGAACCCAAGATCATATGAACTGATCCGCGAACACCGGGAGCTGTTCAACGTCGAACTCGAAGGGGCCGGCTGGGTCCCGATGTTCCGCGAGGTGAGCGAAGCCGTACAGACAGGACTGACCGAACTCGGCACCAATCCGCTCGCGGACTCGATCGCCGTGATGCGCACCATGGACGCCATTCGCCGTTCTATAGCGGCACCCGCTCAGTGA
- a CDS encoding fascin domain-containing protein: MPVVVIQSAEFGIYLRMDAREVTSKADDGSGTVNCQYQIAPWEIFEISAADDDGAVTIASVSFPGVYLRMDAHGAPPFASDSGGGTVNCQYGVGDWAKFRLEEQADGTFLIGSAAFPGAYLRIDGRGVNEAEPHGGIVSCTYTPGGWERVRLIPQ, encoded by the coding sequence ATGCCTGTCGTAGTGATTCAGTCCGCCGAATTCGGCATCTACCTCCGCATGGATGCGCGGGAGGTCACCAGCAAGGCCGATGACGGCTCCGGGACGGTCAACTGTCAGTACCAGATCGCGCCGTGGGAGATTTTCGAGATCTCAGCCGCTGACGACGACGGCGCAGTGACGATCGCTTCGGTCTCGTTCCCTGGCGTCTACCTCCGCATGGATGCCCACGGCGCGCCCCCGTTCGCCTCCGACAGCGGTGGAGGCACCGTCAACTGCCAGTACGGGGTCGGCGATTGGGCGAAGTTCCGGCTGGAGGAGCAGGCCGACGGCACGTTCCTCATCGGCTCGGCCGCGTTCCCCGGTGCCTACCTGAGAATCGACGGGCGCGGCGTGAACGAGGCCGAACCCCACGGCGGGATCGTCAGCTGCACCTACACCCCAGGCGGGTGGGAGAGGGTCCGCCTGATCCCGCAGTGA
- a CDS encoding isochorismatase family protein: MTISKLDSRTALVLNDMQKGVLRLPLAPQSRDEVVTRCVKLAAAFQRHRLPVILVAIGGPAPGRVEQDLDLPEPPGPDFAEIIDEFADQLHDLVIPTFRWGAFHGTHLDSELRQRGITQLVFGGVSTSSGIESSARSAFDLGYNVSVAVDAVSDFDAEAHRNSIGRVFPRIAESDVTDRIIELLDDRAR, encoded by the coding sequence GTGACCATCAGCAAGCTCGATAGCAGGACCGCCCTTGTCCTCAACGACATGCAGAAGGGCGTACTCCGCTTGCCCCTTGCCCCGCAGTCGAGAGACGAGGTGGTCACACGGTGTGTCAAGCTTGCCGCTGCCTTTCAGCGGCACCGGCTACCGGTGATCCTCGTGGCCATCGGGGGCCCGGCTCCGGGCCGAGTCGAGCAGGACCTCGACCTGCCGGAGCCCCCTGGTCCCGACTTCGCCGAGATCATCGACGAGTTCGCCGACCAGCTGCATGACCTTGTCATCCCCACCTTCCGATGGGGCGCCTTCCACGGAACCCACCTCGACTCGGAACTCCGGCAGCGCGGCATCACGCAACTGGTATTCGGCGGAGTTTCCACCAGCTCGGGCATCGAGTCGAGCGCCCGGTCCGCATTCGACCTCGGCTACAACGTCAGTGTCGCCGTCGACGCGGTCTCGGATTTCGATGCCGAAGCCCACCGCAATTCGATCGGGCGGGTCTTCCCCCGTATCGCCGAGTCGGATGTCACCGACCGCATCATCGAACTGCTCGACGACCGCGCCCGGTAG
- a CDS encoding carboxylesterase/lipase family protein: MHQTAKSTAPIAVTDLGTVRGASTAQPGVTVFRGIPYAASTADENRWRPPQPATPWSGVRDAARFGPICPQNAGPGTLPMSEDCLAVNVWTAGVDDERRPVLVWIYGGRFISGHGSDPTFDGAALASTGVVVVTLNYRSGVFGFLATGELLEESIAGGGAAAGTVGNYGLLDQIAALQWVQRNIATFGGDPGRVTVAGQSAGAACVMDLVYSPLSQDLLHGAIAESGALHPGDPSLDFVAASYRRRDDALSQGEEWMHKHGVNTLAELRELPVEQLLVGNDADEPGPGGHRPPLFRPVLDEVVFRRTYDDSLAGAHHRDIPVITGGNLDEDGASPLPTTTLAQYLEHAHTVYGEMREEFLSLFPAQSDEEARTRWNESARAHSRSSTYLWAEAWSRAGGTAPRTYYWTHAPTGHDADTRGAFHGSEIYYVFNSLAANPERPWTHNDRTIAGVVSSYVSNFLKTGDPNGGHLPVWRRFDGEPLTMEIGDAFSPRAVASATELDFFRRFFAARPKR, translated from the coding sequence GTGCATCAGACAGCGAAGTCGACCGCGCCCATCGCGGTAACCGACCTCGGCACCGTACGAGGCGCCTCAACCGCACAGCCGGGTGTCACGGTCTTCCGCGGCATCCCTTACGCCGCGAGCACCGCCGATGAGAATCGATGGCGCCCACCGCAACCGGCCACGCCCTGGTCGGGCGTGCGGGACGCGGCCCGATTCGGCCCGATCTGTCCTCAGAACGCGGGGCCTGGGACGCTCCCGATGAGTGAGGACTGCCTCGCCGTGAACGTATGGACCGCGGGGGTCGACGACGAACGGCGGCCCGTCCTGGTGTGGATCTACGGCGGTAGGTTCATCTCCGGACACGGAAGCGACCCGACCTTCGATGGCGCGGCGCTCGCGTCGACCGGCGTCGTCGTCGTCACCCTCAACTACCGCAGTGGAGTCTTCGGCTTCCTCGCGACCGGCGAGCTCCTGGAGGAGTCGATCGCGGGAGGCGGCGCCGCCGCGGGCACCGTGGGCAACTACGGCTTGCTCGATCAGATCGCGGCCCTGCAGTGGGTGCAACGCAACATCGCCACATTCGGTGGCGACCCCGGCCGCGTCACCGTCGCCGGGCAGTCCGCCGGTGCCGCATGCGTGATGGACCTCGTCTATTCGCCGCTGTCCCAGGACCTCCTGCACGGCGCCATCGCGGAGAGCGGTGCCCTTCACCCGGGAGACCCCTCCCTCGACTTCGTCGCCGCGTCCTACCGGCGCCGCGACGATGCCCTGAGCCAGGGCGAGGAGTGGATGCACAAGCACGGAGTCAACACCCTGGCCGAGTTGCGTGAGCTGCCCGTGGAGCAACTGCTCGTGGGCAACGACGCGGACGAACCGGGGCCGGGCGGTCATCGTCCCCCGTTGTTCCGACCCGTGCTCGACGAAGTGGTGTTCCGGCGAACGTACGACGACTCGCTTGCGGGAGCTCACCACCGCGACATCCCGGTGATCACGGGCGGCAATCTCGACGAAGACGGAGCATCGCCACTGCCGACGACCACCCTGGCGCAATACCTTGAGCACGCGCACACGGTGTACGGGGAGATGAGGGAGGAGTTCCTCTCGCTGTTCCCCGCGCAGAGCGACGAAGAGGCGCGTACGCGCTGGAACGAGTCGGCACGCGCGCACTCGCGTTCATCGACCTATCTCTGGGCGGAGGCATGGTCGCGAGCCGGCGGGACCGCGCCGCGCACGTACTACTGGACGCACGCTCCGACCGGGCACGACGCCGACACGCGGGGGGCATTTCACGGATCGGAGATCTACTACGTCTTCAACAGCCTGGCGGCGAATCCCGAAAGGCCGTGGACGCACAACGACCGTACGATTGCGGGGGTCGTGTCGTCGTACGTCTCGAACTTCCTCAAGACGGGTGACCCCAACGGCGGCCACCTGCCCGTTTGGCGGCGGTTCGACGGTGAGCCGCTGACCATGGAAATCGGTGACGCGTTCAGCCCCCGGGCGGTCGCGAGCGCGACCGAACTGGATTTCTTCCGGCGCTTCTTCGCCGCGCGCCCCAAGCGGTGA
- a CDS encoding Gfo/Idh/MocA family protein, whose product MNSTPPRNDVMRWGVVGTGYIANTVLPDMIATEGLAVTAVCSRDAGRAAAFAQKWSIPRAFDDPEALFADPDIDVVYVGTPVSTHFPLARAALLAGKSVLVEKPFTLDAQEARELVALARSRNAFLMEATWTRFNAVVKAATEHVANGVIGDIRTVTTNFGRNLDSAHNAWRAELGGGALLDLGIYNVALTHHFLGGAPIRISASGTSADGFDTSCAATMEYSEGRFAQLSCSMTSWLPQHAVIGGTAGAITLPGFVNPWTYELAIGDDRETVTIQPEGAGYTPMFRAVTRAVSGGHTEAAENPLEDTVAVMESIDAIRRQVLAGGAD is encoded by the coding sequence TTGAACTCCACACCGCCCAGGAACGACGTCATGCGCTGGGGTGTCGTCGGTACCGGTTACATCGCCAACACGGTGTTGCCCGACATGATCGCGACCGAGGGCCTCGCCGTCACCGCGGTGTGCTCGCGTGACGCGGGCAGGGCTGCAGCGTTCGCTCAGAAATGGTCCATTCCCAGGGCGTTCGACGACCCGGAGGCACTCTTCGCGGATCCGGACATCGACGTCGTCTACGTGGGAACACCGGTGAGCACGCACTTCCCCCTCGCGCGGGCGGCTCTCCTGGCCGGCAAGTCCGTTCTCGTCGAGAAGCCGTTCACGCTCGACGCGCAGGAAGCCAGGGAACTGGTCGCGCTCGCCCGGTCGCGGAACGCCTTCCTCATGGAAGCGACGTGGACGCGCTTCAACGCGGTCGTCAAAGCCGCTACGGAACACGTCGCGAACGGCGTGATCGGTGACATCCGCACCGTCACGACCAACTTCGGTCGCAACCTGGATTCCGCCCACAACGCGTGGCGCGCCGAGCTGGGCGGAGGAGCGCTTCTGGATCTCGGCATCTACAACGTCGCGCTGACCCACCACTTCCTGGGCGGCGCGCCGATCCGGATCAGCGCGTCGGGGACGTCCGCGGACGGCTTCGACACATCCTGTGCCGCCACCATGGAGTACTCGGAGGGCCGGTTCGCACAGCTTTCCTGCTCGATGACCAGCTGGCTTCCCCAGCACGCGGTGATCGGTGGTACCGCCGGCGCCATCACCCTCCCGGGCTTCGTGAACCCATGGACCTACGAGCTCGCGATCGGCGACGACCGCGAGACCGTCACGATCCAGCCGGAGGGGGCCGGATACACCCCGATGTTCCGAGCGGTGACCCGCGCCGTCTCCGGCGGACACACGGAGGCGGCTGAGAACCCCCTCGAAGACACGGTTGCCGTCATGGAGAGCATCGACGCCATCCGACGTCAGGTGCTCGCGGGCGGCGCCGACTGA
- a CDS encoding aldo/keto reductase encodes MAPIRRAIASTGLEVFPVNLGGTPFGRSADRQQAFEVLDAYRSGGGNFLDTADGYGDGASESVIGAWLTSRAVHDEFVIATKVGKHSQLPGLRHENILAAVDASLRRLGRDRIDVYYAHYDDESVPLADVAGTFSSLVDAGKIVSIGVSNFRAERVEEWLRIAQDEHLHAPVAIQPHYNLVERAYEGELGAVAAKQGLAVMPYWALASGFLAGVVRNAAQAEKHSEFAARYLGERGDRVLEALDTAASNHHVTQSTVALAWLIAQPTVTAPVAGARTPEQVAGLVEAATLDLTPEELDALSAASR; translated from the coding sequence ATGGCGCCCATACGCAGAGCGATCGCCTCGACCGGGCTGGAGGTGTTTCCCGTCAACCTCGGCGGTACACCCTTCGGGCGATCGGCAGACCGACAGCAGGCGTTCGAGGTTCTGGACGCGTACCGCAGCGGCGGGGGGAACTTCCTCGACACCGCCGACGGCTACGGTGACGGGGCATCCGAGAGCGTCATCGGCGCCTGGCTGACATCCCGTGCGGTCCACGACGAATTCGTGATCGCGACGAAGGTCGGCAAGCACTCGCAACTGCCCGGCCTGCGGCACGAGAACATCCTCGCCGCCGTCGACGCCTCACTGAGGCGCCTCGGCAGAGATCGCATCGACGTCTACTACGCCCACTACGACGACGAGAGCGTTCCTCTCGCGGACGTCGCCGGGACGTTCTCGTCCCTCGTGGACGCGGGGAAGATCGTGAGCATCGGGGTGTCGAACTTCCGTGCCGAGCGAGTCGAGGAGTGGCTGCGGATCGCTCAGGACGAGCATCTTCACGCCCCCGTGGCGATCCAACCCCACTACAACCTCGTTGAACGTGCCTACGAAGGCGAACTCGGGGCGGTGGCCGCCAAGCAGGGACTCGCCGTCATGCCGTACTGGGCGCTCGCGTCGGGATTTCTGGCCGGCGTCGTGAGGAACGCCGCCCAGGCGGAGAAGCACAGCGAGTTCGCGGCCCGCTACCTCGGCGAGCGCGGCGACCGCGTCCTGGAAGCGCTCGACACCGCGGCCTCGAACCATCACGTCACGCAGTCCACCGTCGCACTGGCGTGGCTCATAGCCCAACCGACCGTGACAGCCCCCGTGGCCGGCGCCCGGACACCGGAACAGGTCGCAGGACTCGTCGAGGCGGCAACGCTCGATCTCACCCCGGAGGAACTCGACGCGCTCTCGGCCGCCTCACGCTGA
- a CDS encoding heme-binding protein — protein sequence MSKTYQPVLISHQAALQIVTSVIAEGSRRGLRLVATVVDPSLQVVAFCRADGANPLNAGSSRRAAKTACADDRPSGWMSDHDAIVLALAAGNEETNMRGGLPIRFDGVVVGGLGVGGAAPDDNEAVARAALSSVDADDPMSVA from the coding sequence GTGTCCAAGACCTACCAGCCGGTCCTGATTTCCCATCAGGCCGCACTTCAGATCGTCACGAGCGTGATCGCCGAGGGCTCGCGGCGCGGGCTGCGCCTGGTGGCGACGGTGGTCGATCCGAGCTTGCAGGTCGTCGCGTTCTGCCGCGCGGACGGTGCGAACCCTCTCAACGCGGGTTCGAGCCGACGGGCGGCGAAAACGGCGTGCGCGGACGACCGGCCGAGTGGATGGATGAGCGACCACGACGCCATCGTTCTCGCGCTCGCCGCGGGCAACGAGGAGACCAACATGCGCGGCGGCCTGCCCATCCGGTTCGACGGCGTCGTGGTCGGCGGTCTCGGCGTCGGCGGCGCGGCTCCCGATGACAACGAGGCGGTGGCCCGGGCCGCGTTGTCGAGTGTCGACGCCGATGACCCGATGTCCGTGGCGTGA
- a CDS encoding GlcG/HbpS family heme-binding protein, translating to MNIAIAEQVIGACVKQSARIGKPVAAVVVDLEGRVVMARRADGVRDLVLQLATSKAYTAAIMERPTLLLEQWTHLTPDALARLSSLGPYPIMTGPGGFVIKRDGRLLGAFGVSGARGDEDQSIGDAVLDELGFETDFAAFD from the coding sequence ATGAACATCGCAATCGCCGAGCAGGTCATCGGCGCCTGCGTGAAGCAGTCGGCCCGAATCGGAAAGCCGGTCGCGGCCGTCGTCGTCGATCTCGAAGGCCGGGTCGTCATGGCACGCCGCGCCGACGGCGTTCGAGACCTCGTCCTGCAACTCGCCACCTCGAAGGCGTACACGGCGGCGATCATGGAGCGTCCGACCCTCCTTCTGGAGCAATGGACACATCTCACCCCCGACGCACTCGCGCGGCTGTCGTCGCTCGGCCCCTATCCGATCATGACGGGCCCCGGAGGGTTCGTGATCAAGCGGGACGGCCGTCTGCTGGGTGCCTTCGGGGTGTCCGGCGCTCGCGGAGACGAGGACCAGTCCATCGGCGACGCGGTGCTCGACGAACTCGGTTTCGAGACAGATTTCGCCGCGTTCGACTGA
- a CDS encoding heme-binding protein — protein sequence MSRPNPTYTLEEIQKEPDRDFPRFVRDDATRLGEITVGIILEWGVNLCVDVHIGDELAYRAQLGTTGQFNADVIRRKILTVNKFGHSSLLARLKRDADPSFGSELPEEYVVAGGSIPIFVDGVLTATISASGEEDALDHEVIAEALDRFAAERN from the coding sequence ATGTCCCGTCCCAATCCCACCTACACCCTCGAAGAGATCCAGAAGGAACCCGATCGCGACTTCCCCCGGTTCGTTCGCGACGACGCCACCCGGCTGGGAGAGATCACCGTCGGCATCATCCTCGAATGGGGCGTGAACCTCTGCGTCGACGTCCACATCGGAGACGAACTGGCGTACCGGGCACAACTCGGTACCACCGGGCAGTTCAACGCCGACGTCATACGGCGGAAGATCCTGACGGTCAACAAGTTCGGCCACAGTTCGCTGCTCGCACGACTCAAGCGCGACGCCGATCCGAGCTTCGGCAGTGAACTCCCGGAGGAGTACGTCGTCGCCGGCGGCAGCATCCCCATCTTCGTCGACGGTGTGCTGACGGCGACCATCTCCGCCTCGGGCGAGGAGGACGCCCTCGATCACGAGGTCATCGCCGAAGCGCTCGACCGGTTCGCGGCGGAGCGCAACTGA
- a CDS encoding MFS transporter, translating to MASYLDGTTSVSVGVSIVLFNSVFHLSPWMIGVLVSGFQLAFAVGAIVGGRLGDVFGRRAVYSADLLICAMAMLVIIIAPNPAVLVVGFVITGLALGADIPASVALVFEEASAGRRGSAVAMSQVFLFSGVVLTQFIGIGVSDLGGLGARLLFVHPMVVSLIVWFLRREMKESPAWEQANVTVDARARRKRDLRLLLRQPYGSALIAITVFYVFSSVSGNITGQYSTYLITTISKSTVLTATIVSVGTTLLLIAAGVAFQRLVDRTAARRVLFILGTALTVVGSLVPVAAGFSLWSVVVMLCATGVGFAWAGEGLFRVWTQEIFPTEIRSTSQGLTYGIGRFAIAGYGVFVPALAANGPTALMVVMAACGAVTALLGLRWIPQLTRTRPVARPAGAPLLLSRARG from the coding sequence ATGGCGTCGTACCTCGACGGCACGACGTCGGTCAGCGTCGGTGTCTCGATCGTTCTGTTCAACTCGGTCTTCCACCTGAGCCCCTGGATGATCGGCGTACTCGTCTCCGGATTCCAGTTGGCGTTCGCCGTCGGCGCGATCGTCGGAGGCCGGCTCGGGGACGTGTTCGGCCGGCGGGCGGTCTATTCGGCCGATCTCCTGATCTGCGCAATGGCGATGCTCGTCATCATCATCGCGCCGAACCCGGCGGTGCTCGTCGTCGGCTTCGTGATCACCGGGCTCGCGCTCGGAGCCGACATACCCGCCTCTGTCGCCCTTGTGTTCGAGGAGGCGAGTGCGGGCCGTCGCGGATCGGCCGTCGCCATGAGCCAGGTGTTCCTCTTCTCGGGCGTGGTCCTCACCCAGTTCATCGGTATCGGCGTGTCGGACCTGGGCGGTCTCGGCGCTCGCCTGCTCTTCGTCCACCCCATGGTCGTCTCGCTGATCGTGTGGTTCCTGCGCCGGGAGATGAAGGAGTCGCCGGCCTGGGAGCAGGCCAATGTGACCGTCGATGCGCGGGCGCGGAGGAAGCGGGATCTTCGGCTGCTCCTCAGGCAACCCTACGGAAGCGCGCTCATCGCGATCACCGTGTTCTACGTCTTCTCCTCCGTGTCCGGCAACATCACCGGGCAGTACAGCACCTACCTGATCACGACGATCTCGAAGTCGACGGTGCTCACCGCGACGATCGTGTCCGTCGGGACGACACTGCTGCTCATCGCGGCGGGCGTCGCATTCCAGCGGCTCGTCGATCGCACCGCAGCGAGGCGGGTGCTGTTCATCCTCGGCACCGCGCTCACCGTCGTGGGATCCCTCGTTCCAGTCGCAGCCGGATTCAGTCTCTGGTCGGTCGTCGTGATGCTCTGCGCGACCGGGGTCGGCTTCGCATGGGCGGGAGAAGGCCTGTTCCGCGTGTGGACCCAGGAGATCTTCCCGACGGAGATCCGCAGCACCTCGCAGGGCCTGACCTACGGCATCGGCCGGTTCGCCATCGCCGGATACGGCGTGTTCGTACCGGCTCTCGCCGCCAACGGCCCGACCGCGCTGATGGTGGTCATGGCGGCCTGCGGCGCGGTCACGGCGCTCCTCGGGCTCCGGTGGATCCCGCAGCTCACGCGTACCAGGCCCGTCGCACGCCCGGCCGGGGCCCCTCTTCTGCTGTCGAGGGCCAGAGGGTAG